In one Streptomyces sp. NBC_01288 genomic region, the following are encoded:
- a CDS encoding antibiotic biosynthesis monooxygenase yields MTRRTDSHPDLADPRVGAPFFSTWRVGTPLRQRQSVEAIAGAWERRPWPADDLLGYHVYTGHDASTLLHYSQWTSEPAYETFVKTHRQERVDEIDTAVPGIERLGLGRYRHYRSGGTLTDRDGRIPRRVPGCVVIVDVVFEGPHPDRQRAWVDAVFEALENEPAPHPGGISAHFHLSTDGARVLNYAEWDSAQAHIEALAAPGDGIGSATALWERVQTWPGLKSTTVSRYDHALGLVPD; encoded by the coding sequence ATGACCCGCCGAACCGACTCCCACCCCGACCTCGCCGACCCCCGCGTCGGCGCCCCCTTCTTCAGCACCTGGCGCGTTGGCACACCCCTGCGCCAACGGCAGTCCGTCGAGGCGATCGCGGGCGCCTGGGAACGCCGGCCCTGGCCCGCCGACGACCTCCTCGGCTACCACGTCTACACCGGCCACGACGCCTCCACCCTGCTGCACTACTCGCAGTGGACGAGCGAGCCGGCGTACGAGACCTTCGTCAAGACCCACCGCCAGGAGCGCGTCGACGAGATCGACACCGCCGTACCGGGCATCGAACGCCTCGGCCTCGGCCGCTATCGCCACTACCGCAGCGGCGGCACCCTGACAGACCGGGATGGGCGCATCCCCAGGCGCGTCCCCGGTTGCGTCGTGATCGTCGACGTGGTGTTCGAGGGCCCCCACCCCGACCGCCAACGCGCCTGGGTGGACGCCGTGTTCGAGGCCCTGGAGAACGAGCCCGCGCCGCACCCCGGCGGTATCTCCGCCCACTTCCACCTCTCCACCGACGGCGCCCGCGTCCTCAACTACGCCGAGTGGGACAGCGCCCAGGCCCACATCGAGGCCCTCGCCGCCCCCGGCGACGGCATCGGCTCCGCCACCGCACTCTGGGAACGCGTCCAGACCTGGCCGGGACTGAAGAGCACCACGGTCAGCCGTTACGACCACGCGCTCGGCC
- the dapA gene encoding 4-hydroxy-tetrahydrodipicolinate synthase, whose amino-acid sequence MTTAARPAPPPFGRALCAMITPFTEAGELDLPGAQLLAGRLVSEGCDGLVLSGTTGESPTTTDAEKAALVTAVREAVGDQVPLVSGVGTFDTRHTVELALQAEKAGADGVLVVSPYYSRPPQDALEAHFREVADASGLPLVLYDIPGRTGTRIEPETMIRLSEHPRIVAVKDCSYDFLGTQKVLDRTELAYYAGCDEHILALYAVGGAGYVSTVANVVPAQLRAILDAFEAGDTPVSARLQQRATPLIELMMSAGLPGTVTVKALLNSLGLPGGSVRAPLRPAGRDAARELLAAYEEFVAA is encoded by the coding sequence ATGACGACCGCAGCCCGACCCGCCCCTCCTCCCTTCGGCCGCGCCCTGTGCGCGATGATCACCCCCTTCACCGAGGCCGGGGAACTCGACCTCCCCGGTGCCCAACTCCTCGCCGGGCGGCTGGTGTCGGAGGGCTGTGACGGGCTCGTGCTGTCCGGGACGACCGGGGAGTCGCCGACCACGACGGACGCGGAGAAGGCGGCGCTCGTCACCGCCGTCCGCGAGGCCGTCGGTGATCAGGTCCCCCTCGTCTCGGGCGTCGGCACCTTCGACACCCGGCACACCGTGGAACTCGCCCTCCAGGCCGAAAAGGCGGGCGCGGACGGGGTGTTGGTGGTCTCGCCGTACTACAGCAGGCCCCCGCAGGACGCCCTGGAGGCGCACTTCCGCGAGGTCGCCGACGCCTCGGGACTGCCCCTCGTGCTCTACGACATCCCGGGCCGCACCGGCACCCGTATCGAACCGGAGACCATGATCCGGCTCTCCGAGCACCCCAGGATCGTCGCGGTCAAGGACTGTTCCTACGACTTCCTCGGCACCCAAAAGGTGCTGGACCGCACGGAGTTGGCGTACTACGCGGGCTGCGACGAGCACATCCTCGCGCTGTACGCGGTGGGCGGGGCGGGCTATGTGAGTACCGTCGCGAACGTCGTCCCGGCTCAACTCCGGGCGATCCTGGACGCGTTCGAGGCGGGCGACACCCCCGTGTCCGCCCGCCTCCAACAACGTGCCACGCCGCTCATCGAGTTGATGATGTCGGCGGGGCTCCCCGGCACCGTGACGGTCAAGGCCCTGCTCAACTCGCTGGGCCTGCCCGGAGGTTCGGTCCGGGCCCCGCTGCGGCCCGCCGGCCGGGACGCGGCCCGTGAACTGCTGGCGGCGTACGAGGAGTTCGTGGCCGCCTGA